One genomic region from Desulfobacterales bacterium encodes:
- a CDS encoding radical SAM protein: MKVLLISANTELMNMPVLPLGLGCIASATQMAGHDIALLNLMAREDVREVLAASIKEFRPNAIGISVRNIDDQNIAEPKFLLEPVRSIVSFCREQTDCPFIIGGAGYSIFPQSALEYLGADMGIQGQGEHAFVQLLERLERGEDFAGIPGLYLPEKGLQGKINFKFNLDDFPLPLPGAHLSAPANLQGQQIWLPFQSRRGCPMKCSYCSTPMIEGPVLHKRNLEQVVDSLSQYVAAGFDRFFFVDNVFNFPKSYARELCERMIAKKINVKWRCILYPWKVDEDLVKKMALAGCEEVSLGFESGSARIIKNMNKCYSPDEVRYICDLLKKYHIHIMGFLLLGSPGEDKDTITESLAFADSLHTDSIRITVGIRIYPYTPLVRQAVKDGMITADEDLLFPKFYMADDLKMWTIETVKGWIKGRQNWFM, encoded by the coding sequence ATGAAAGTCTTGCTGATTTCCGCGAATACCGAATTGATGAACATGCCGGTTCTGCCGCTGGGGCTGGGGTGTATCGCTAGCGCGACGCAGATGGCCGGACATGATATTGCCCTGCTGAATTTAATGGCGCGTGAAGATGTCAGGGAAGTCCTTGCAGCATCCATAAAAGAGTTTAGGCCGAACGCCATCGGGATTTCCGTTCGGAATATCGACGATCAGAACATAGCGGAGCCCAAGTTCCTGCTGGAACCCGTTAGATCGATCGTTTCCTTTTGCCGCGAGCAGACCGACTGCCCCTTTATCATCGGGGGGGCGGGGTACAGCATTTTCCCTCAAAGCGCCCTTGAATATCTCGGGGCCGACATGGGAATCCAGGGGCAAGGGGAACATGCTTTTGTTCAACTGCTGGAAAGACTTGAAAGGGGAGAGGACTTTGCTGGAATACCGGGTTTATACCTGCCGGAAAAGGGCCTTCAGGGCAAAATAAACTTTAAATTCAATCTGGACGATTTTCCACTGCCGCTTCCCGGCGCGCATTTAAGCGCCCCGGCCAACCTCCAAGGCCAGCAGATATGGCTGCCGTTTCAATCCCGCCGGGGGTGCCCGATGAAATGTTCCTATTGCTCGACGCCAATGATTGAAGGGCCGGTTTTGCACAAGCGAAATTTGGAACAGGTGGTTGATTCATTGTCACAATATGTTGCGGCCGGGTTTGACCGATTTTTCTTTGTCGACAATGTGTTCAACTTTCCCAAATCCTACGCCAGGGAGCTTTGTGAGCGGATGATCGCGAAAAAAATCAATGTGAAATGGCGCTGCATCCTCTACCCCTGGAAAGTGGACGAGGATCTGGTCAAAAAGATGGCGCTGGCCGGATGCGAGGAGGTCAGCCTGGGGTTTGAGAGCGGTTCGGCCCGGATAATTAAAAACATGAATAAGTGCTACAGCCCGGATGAGGTTCGATATATTTGCGATCTCTTAAAAAAATATCATATCCATATAATGGGGTTTCTACTGCTGGGGAGTCCCGGGGAAGATAAGGATACGATAACAGAAAGCCTTGCATTTGCCGATTCGCTCCATACCGACTCCATAAGGATAACCGTCGGTATCCGCATTTATCCCTACACCCCGCTTGTACGGCAGGCAGTTAAAGACGGCATGATAACGGCAGATGAAGATCTCCTTTTCCCTAAATTTTATATGGCCGACGATTTGAAAATGTGGACTATAGAAACCGTTAAAGGCTGGATAAAGGGACGTCAAAACTGGTTCATGTAG
- a CDS encoding ATP-binding protein: MTTSESGVSGSVGRTTEKNHASDPKPFTDPKPDKNYHRRLKHALFMGLLIAYLIPITLITIYFNYEFHANVRESSKLQLSAVADSQRNTIDLFMQKRIVNVFNLFHLKAFNLEPSQTMMESYLANLMRSDDAFVDVGLIDSSGIQTGYAGPYPHLRNKDYSQENWYKELISQSKSYIITDLYLGLRRQPHFTIGVKQIVDGNYYVIRSSVYPDKLQNLLQDSRHGKPASGYLINRDGIHQAVTPGFGDLLEPAAYVPGMEKDADVVAIRFQGQSMLAAHTWLKEVPWCLVMLQSIDVAYQEMVVLRNTMIIGAAVLVLVIMGIIWVIVGRVIHWTESLEQDRVELKSQLYHAHKLVSVGQLAGGVAHEINNPLAIIESEAGLIRDMLDPTLSLESSPEAIIRELDEIDKAIHRAKNVTQKILSFVRKTDPELVLCDINKLLDDVVSGVTEHEFTVSNITLVRDYAPDLPGLMLDPDLLRQVFLNLVNNASDAVSEGGIITLRTGMDGDVVKISVADTGEGMIAEKAEKIFMPFFTSKEVGKGTGLGLPISLNIVEGFGGRIEVRSAPGAGSEFTVVLPVSGKPEGIGRS, translated from the coding sequence ATGACAACATCTGAATCAGGTGTTTCCGGATCTGTTGGTCGGACGACTGAAAAAAATCATGCATCCGATCCGAAACCCTTTACGGATCCGAAGCCGGACAAAAATTACCACCGCCGTCTGAAGCACGCCCTCTTCATGGGGCTGCTGATTGCCTACCTCATACCCATCACCCTGATAACGATTTATTTCAACTATGAATTCCACGCCAATGTCCGCGAAAGCAGCAAACTGCAGCTTTCTGCGGTGGCGGACAGCCAGCGCAACACCATCGATCTGTTCATGCAGAAAAGAATCGTGAATGTGTTCAACCTGTTCCATTTAAAAGCCTTTAACCTGGAACCCAGCCAGACAATGATGGAATCGTATCTGGCCAATCTCATGCGGTCCGACGATGCTTTTGTGGATGTGGGTCTGATAGATTCCAGCGGCATCCAGACCGGCTATGCCGGCCCCTATCCGCATCTGCGCAACAAGGATTACAGCCAGGAAAACTGGTACAAGGAACTGATCAGTCAGTCAAAAAGCTACATTATTACGGATCTTTATCTCGGACTGCGGCGGCAGCCCCATTTTACCATCGGTGTGAAACAGATTGTGGATGGGAATTATTATGTGATTCGATCCAGCGTTTATCCGGACAAGCTGCAGAACCTGTTGCAGGATTCCAGGCACGGCAAGCCCGCCAGCGGTTATCTTATCAACCGGGACGGCATCCATCAGGCCGTTACCCCCGGCTTCGGCGATCTGCTGGAACCGGCCGCCTATGTGCCGGGCATGGAAAAGGACGCGGATGTCGTCGCTATCCGTTTTCAGGGACAATCCATGCTGGCGGCCCATACCTGGCTCAAGGAAGTTCCCTGGTGCCTGGTGATGCTCCAGTCCATTGATGTGGCCTATCAGGAGATGGTTGTCCTGCGAAACACCATGATCATCGGCGCGGCCGTTCTTGTTCTGGTGATTATGGGGATTATCTGGGTGATTGTCGGCCGGGTCATCCACTGGACCGAATCACTGGAGCAGGACCGGGTCGAACTGAAATCCCAACTGTATCATGCCCATAAACTGGTTTCCGTGGGGCAGCTTGCCGGCGGCGTGGCCCACGAGATCAACAACCCCCTAGCCATTATCGAATCAGAAGCCGGTTTGATCCGGGATATGCTCGATCCCACCTTGAGCCTGGAGTCGTCTCCGGAAGCCATTATCAGGGAGCTTGATGAAATCGACAAGGCAATCCATCGCGCCAAAAACGTCACCCAGAAGATCCTGAGCTTTGTCCGCAAAACCGATCCCGAGCTTGTCCTGTGCGATATCAATAAATTACTCGACGATGTTGTCTCCGGTGTTACGGAACATGAATTCACCGTGTCAAATATTACCCTGGTTCGGGATTATGCGCCGGATCTGCCTGGGTTGATGCTTGACCCGGACCTGCTGCGTCAAGTGTTTTTGAACCTGGTGAACAATGCCAGTGATGCGGTGAGCGAAGGCGGCATCATTACCTTGCGCACCGGGATGGACGGCGATGTCGTTAAAATCTCGGTCGCCGATACCGGCGAAGGGATGATCGCCGAAAAAGCGGAAAAAATCTTCATGCCGTTCTTTACGTCCAAGGAAGTCGGCAAGGGCACCGGACTGGGCCTGCCCATCAGTCTCAATATTGTGGAAGGCTTCGGCGGGCGCATCGAAGTGCGCAGCGCGCCGGGGGCCGGAAGTGAATTCACGGTGGTGTTGCCGGTTTCCGGAAAACCGGAGGGGATAGGTCGGAGTTAA
- a CDS encoding SLC13 family permease, translating to MGENEKQAEEKKPVILLVDDEDQFRTALAKRLSVRGYEVLDVDNGEDAIKIARHKDPEVVVLDQKMPDMDGIQTLKELKKIRPEVQIIMLTGHGSIESARMTGKHDVFAYLQKPAPLDEVIEKIEGARNEFRYSKARHEIPHIEEKSLKSWFMGVQGARPGFIILGALIFALIYFMPPSDRLKALITTEKGSAAEEKILGYSDFRRMKPGQTVAQYYADRAGLYETVKKPDGTKTKVLLGAGAVMKRAHVMMGVLVVAALFWATGAMPVGVTALLVGVLMYFFGVLPPDGVARAYAKDAVIFIFGVLAMATAISKTGLDRRIGILLLTPSTSIIRMCLIFAPMVAVTAAFLSEHALIAFIAPIFMMVYMGAVRVGGIAKDKALVVMMLLTLNYACNLGGPGSPAAGGRNAIMIGILADYGINVSFGQWVQYGLPFVPVAAIIIGLYFYLWGRNKLTIKTLNVAAAVRRESEKIGKMTADEYKTAVVLVVLIFMWSAFSDRYGMGGPVILALVALNILGILRWKEVQSIHWDVVFLYAAASAMGTGLAMTGGALLMADAFVSFLPEVMSKSAAGLSIATSLFTGVLTNFMSDGATVATIGPIAVPMATIAGASPVMVGLATAFASSFAHMLVIGTPNNAIIFALAKDYETGEQLITTKDFFVHGFVALLLSFAVLWGWVILGYWQWLKFPV from the coding sequence GTGGGTGAAAATGAAAAACAGGCCGAGGAGAAAAAACCGGTCATCCTGCTCGTAGATGATGAGGACCAGTTCAGGACCGCATTGGCCAAGCGGCTTTCCGTTCGCGGTTACGAGGTTCTGGACGTCGACAACGGTGAGGATGCCATCAAGATCGCCCGGCACAAAGACCCCGAAGTGGTGGTTCTGGATCAGAAAATGCCGGATATGGACGGCATTCAAACCCTGAAGGAACTCAAAAAAATCCGGCCGGAAGTCCAGATCATCATGCTGACCGGCCACGGTTCCATTGAATCGGCCCGGATGACCGGCAAACACGATGTGTTCGCCTATCTGCAAAAGCCGGCCCCATTGGATGAGGTCATCGAAAAGATCGAGGGGGCCCGCAACGAATTTCGGTATTCCAAAGCCCGCCATGAAATTCCCCATATCGAAGAAAAAAGCCTGAAAAGCTGGTTCATGGGGGTCCAGGGTGCGCGGCCGGGTTTCATCATTCTGGGCGCGCTGATTTTTGCCCTGATTTATTTCATGCCTCCGAGCGATCGTTTGAAGGCTCTGATAACAACGGAAAAGGGGAGTGCCGCGGAAGAAAAAATCTTGGGGTATTCGGATTTCCGGAGAATGAAGCCGGGCCAGACCGTCGCCCAGTATTACGCCGACCGGGCCGGTCTGTATGAAACCGTGAAAAAACCGGACGGCACCAAAACAAAGGTGCTTCTGGGCGCCGGGGCGGTCATGAAGCGGGCCCATGTCATGATGGGCGTGCTGGTGGTGGCGGCCCTGTTTTGGGCCACGGGCGCCATGCCCGTGGGGGTCACCGCTTTGCTGGTGGGCGTGTTGATGTATTTCTTCGGCGTGCTCCCGCCCGATGGAGTGGCCCGCGCCTATGCCAAGGACGCCGTCATCTTTATCTTCGGGGTCCTTGCCATGGCAACGGCCATATCCAAAACCGGGCTCGACCGGCGCATCGGAATTCTGCTGCTGACCCCCAGCACGTCGATTATCCGCATGTGCCTGATATTCGCGCCCATGGTGGCCGTTACGGCAGCCTTCCTGTCCGAGCACGCCCTGATCGCCTTTATCGCCCCCATTTTCATGATGGTTTACATGGGGGCCGTGCGGGTAGGCGGGATTGCCAAGGACAAGGCCCTGGTGGTCATGATGCTCTTGACCCTCAATTACGCCTGCAATCTCGGCGGACCCGGATCACCGGCGGCCGGCGGCCGCAATGCCATCATGATCGGCATCCTGGCCGACTACGGGATCAACGTGAGCTTCGGTCAATGGGTCCAGTACGGCCTCCCTTTCGTGCCGGTGGCGGCGATTATCATCGGCCTGTATTTCTATTTATGGGGCCGCAACAAACTTACGATCAAAACGCTCAATGTGGCTGCGGCCGTCAGGCGTGAGTCGGAAAAAATCGGCAAAATGACCGCGGATGAATACAAGACCGCCGTGGTCCTGGTGGTCCTGATCTTCATGTGGTCCGCTTTTTCAGACCGGTACGGAATGGGCGGCCCGGTGATCCTGGCCTTAGTGGCATTGAATATCCTGGGGATACTGCGATGGAAGGAAGTCCAATCCATCCATTGGGACGTGGTTTTTCTCTACGCGGCGGCAAGCGCCATGGGAACCGGACTGGCCATGACCGGCGGGGCCCTGCTGATGGCCGATGCCTTTGTGAGCTTCCTGCCGGAAGTCATGAGCAAATCAGCCGCCGGGCTGAGTATCGCGACCTCCCTGTTTACCGGTGTGTTGACCAATTTCATGAGCGACGGCGCCACTGTGGCGACCATCGGTCCCATTGCCGTGCCCATGGCCACCATTGCCGGGGCATCGCCCGTCATGGTCGGTCTGGCAACGGCCTTTGCCTCTTCCTTCGCGCACATGCTGGTCATCGGGACCCCCAACAACGCCATCATCTTCGCCCTTGCCAAAGATTATGAAACCGGCGAGCAGCTGATCACCACTAAGGATTTCTTCGTGCACGGTTTTGTGGCATTGCTCCTGTCGTTTGCCGTGTTGTGGGGCTGGGTGATTTTGGGGTATTGGCAGTGGTTGAAATTTCCCGTATAG